A stretch of the Teretinema zuelzerae genome encodes the following:
- a CDS encoding pallilysin-related adhesin, with protein MKRSLILLLTAVLIALFAWAWTSRMQYSQGKSQRESARTIVPSLDKASQTELKDALTVASYDESRLQPLVPLENDETFLQAVAADLDKDGTADQICAVKRINEQTITLVPGVQNPITGEYARMEAIPTGVTLARTLLFYTLDIIGDRRQAIVYSGMNGENLQVLAVYLPAKTADGKLSYTAVADLRSDGNIAIQEIPRSDAYNLGVANGESYPIHTFNSDPESPQSLNQIERVYRWNRVLNRYEKASESRIDGKKIETRLIQKLQGGDLASFEDFLDGLWYVPASGKAGEEKFIFFNSKQKEIIFHNGTTEEVFFRESGAARRYGIYLTTRNQSISSIRRLIDIELTGIDEIKIKVQEDVKLKIGVASVWDGAYRKKTDPLALQDSQKGDEEMKKLSGALASWKGEWKSQDGQAFSAENDAYRLTKHSGRTEEGNFVVLRMQNNAILQLRQRDSGNTSFFAVGLEYAKEGDPIPQTMTLTEVKIGIGTMSLTGNPPTAFRPAK; from the coding sequence ATGAAACGAAGCCTCATTCTGCTACTCACAGCGGTACTTATAGCTCTTTTCGCCTGGGCATGGACAAGCCGCATGCAGTATTCGCAGGGAAAATCGCAGCGGGAGTCCGCGAGAACCATCGTGCCGAGCCTTGATAAAGCCAGCCAAACCGAGCTGAAAGACGCGCTCACCGTGGCAAGCTACGACGAATCCCGACTGCAGCCGCTGGTGCCGCTCGAGAACGATGAAACATTCCTCCAGGCTGTCGCGGCGGATCTGGACAAGGACGGTACAGCCGATCAGATTTGCGCGGTAAAACGGATCAACGAACAGACGATTACGCTGGTTCCCGGCGTGCAAAATCCAATTACCGGAGAATACGCGAGGATGGAGGCGATTCCCACCGGAGTCACTCTGGCAAGGACCCTGCTTTTTTACACGCTCGATATCATCGGAGACCGCAGGCAGGCTATCGTGTATTCGGGAATGAACGGCGAGAATCTCCAGGTGCTTGCCGTGTATCTTCCGGCGAAAACGGCAGACGGAAAGCTTTCGTATACTGCTGTCGCGGATTTGAGATCGGACGGCAATATCGCCATCCAGGAAATACCGCGCTCGGACGCGTATAATCTGGGAGTCGCGAACGGCGAAAGTTATCCGATCCATACGTTCAATTCAGACCCCGAATCTCCGCAGTCGCTCAACCAGATCGAGCGGGTGTACCGATGGAATCGCGTGCTGAATCGATACGAGAAGGCGTCGGAATCGCGCATTGACGGAAAGAAAATAGAAACCCGGCTTATTCAAAAGCTTCAGGGAGGCGACCTGGCCTCGTTCGAGGATTTCCTGGACGGTTTATGGTACGTGCCGGCTTCCGGCAAGGCGGGAGAAGAGAAGTTCATCTTTTTCAACTCGAAGCAGAAGGAAATCATCTTTCATAACGGAACGACGGAAGAAGTGTTTTTCAGGGAATCCGGAGCTGCCCGCAGATACGGAATCTATTTGACCACCCGAAACCAGTCTATTTCGAGCATCCGGCGCCTCATCGACATCGAGCTGACTGGAATCGACGAGATCAAGATAAAGGTTCAGGAAGACGTAAAACTGAAAATCGGGGTGGCTTCCGTTTGGGACGGCGCTTACCGGAAAAAAACCGATCCCCTTGCCCTGCAGGATTCGCAGAAGGGCGATGAAGAGATGAAAAAACTCTCCGGCGCTTTGGCTTCGTGGAAAGGCGAATGGAAGTCCCAGGACGGACAGGCGTTTTCTGCGGAGAACGATGCGTATCGGTTGACGAAACACTCCGGAAGAACTGAGGAAGGGAACTTCGTCGTGCTGAGAATGCAAAACAACGCGATTCTCCAGCTCCGGCAACGAGATTCGGGCAACACGAGCTTTTTCGCCGTCGGCCTCGAGTACGCGAAGGAAGGGGATCCCATCCCGCAGACGATGACGCTGACAGAGGTGAAGATCGGGATCGGAACGATGAGCTTGACGGGAAACCCACCGACCGCCTTCCGTCCGGCTAAATAA
- a CDS encoding vWA domain-containing protein → MKKHLLLFILVSGFLIFPVCAGERTIPVDIFLMVDKSLSMAEPGKYDSMQDWVKSHFLEQMTIPGDWIILYQFYGTPEHVLTVEMKTEAEKERIIGAFMDIRPDGQYTDIGLALDTLQEALEPRKDNGRYKIMLLLTDLKQEAPWSSRYAGVSDSFDSPYLAQARTVAHDNWFEITLDMDIQDQVVKTSQELFAFLSENREERSKSGSAGSAGSGAESGSAGSAGSGSKQGEAGAADGGPEGRVREDQGAGTAETGGGTGDGKKSRGMPTGPLPYAAAAVLLSAAVVFFIVRRKPSDKTEEKQTITHS, encoded by the coding sequence ATGAAAAAACACCTGCTTCTGTTCATCTTAGTGTCCGGTTTCCTCATTTTCCCCGTATGCGCAGGCGAACGCACCATACCGGTAGACATTTTTTTAATGGTAGACAAGTCCCTTTCAATGGCGGAACCGGGAAAATACGACTCGATGCAGGACTGGGTGAAGAGTCACTTTCTTGAACAGATGACCATTCCGGGCGACTGGATAATACTCTATCAATTTTACGGAACTCCCGAACACGTACTTACCGTCGAGATGAAGACGGAAGCGGAAAAAGAGCGGATTATCGGCGCTTTTATGGACATTCGGCCGGACGGACAGTACACCGACATCGGACTCGCTCTGGACACCCTTCAGGAAGCCCTTGAACCGAGAAAGGACAACGGCCGCTATAAAATCATGCTGCTCCTGACCGATCTGAAACAGGAAGCTCCCTGGTCTTCGAGGTACGCAGGGGTCTCGGACAGCTTCGACAGCCCCTATCTTGCTCAGGCCCGCACGGTAGCACACGACAATTGGTTCGAAATAACCCTTGACATGGACATTCAGGACCAGGTTGTAAAAACAAGCCAGGAACTGTTCGCCTTCCTTTCAGAAAACCGCGAAGAACGATCGAAAAGCGGTTCTGCAGGATCCGCCGGAAGCGGCGCGGAAAGCGGTTCTGCAGGATCCGCCGGAAGCGGTTCGAAACAAGGAGAAGCCGGGGCGGCAGACGGCGGACCGGAGGGAAGAGTCCGCGAAGACCAGGGCGCAGGAACTGCCGAAACCGGCGGCGGTACGGGAGACGGGAAGAAATCCCGGGGAATGCCGACAGGCCCCCTACCCTATGCAGCCGCCGCTGTGTTACTATCCGCCGCAGTCGTGTTTTTCATTGTAAGAAGAAAACCTTCCGACAAAACGGAAGAGAAACAGACGATAACACACAGCTGA
- a CDS encoding SPOR domain-containing protein, which yields MKFASRVQPYLLAALLCLPSFLFPQSESSRISKILESSLSAGSLDEVAGSLGAQAAAEKTASGKKTILTFLASLEERSGMLLPAAKHYSEASWSDPAARDYSLLLDAARCYLAANELSQASSLVQTVLLSAFDEQLLVRARCLAAWIQLAEGNEKDASALMLSYADNPAFSDWAPALLFTLYWSGLRPSAKDAILSSWPVSPEAAVLRGEAGISPVSFWYLMNRSPSSVALFNSQAAPAETAGPPETVSAPSSSSNAATASANSAASASSAVQAGESSGLVWQQTGFFRNREYAEDLIKKLKSHGFEPIVRPVTRPSGTVYYSVLVPEDSSFNTAAKLKNAGFESSLVFD from the coding sequence GTGAAATTCGCATCCCGCGTTCAGCCTTATCTTCTCGCCGCTCTGCTTTGTCTTCCTTCTTTTCTTTTCCCGCAATCCGAATCGTCCCGGATATCGAAAATCCTGGAATCCTCCCTTTCCGCGGGCTCGCTCGACGAGGTCGCAGGATCTTTGGGGGCTCAGGCCGCCGCGGAAAAAACAGCTTCGGGGAAGAAGACCATTCTAACCTTCCTCGCTTCTCTGGAGGAACGGTCCGGCATGCTTTTGCCGGCGGCCAAGCATTACAGCGAGGCGTCCTGGAGCGACCCGGCCGCCCGCGACTACTCCCTTCTTCTGGACGCCGCCCGCTGTTATCTTGCGGCGAATGAACTCTCCCAGGCCTCGTCTCTCGTTCAAACCGTATTGCTGTCCGCCTTCGACGAACAGCTTCTCGTAAGAGCCCGTTGTCTTGCGGCCTGGATTCAGCTCGCGGAGGGCAACGAAAAGGACGCTTCGGCGCTCATGCTTTCGTACGCCGATAATCCCGCGTTTTCCGATTGGGCGCCCGCCCTGTTGTTCACCCTGTACTGGTCGGGTTTGCGCCCTTCCGCAAAGGACGCGATCCTCTCTTCCTGGCCGGTGTCTCCTGAAGCCGCCGTCCTCAGAGGCGAAGCGGGCATTTCGCCTGTCTCGTTCTGGTATCTCATGAATCGAAGCCCGTCATCGGTGGCTCTGTTCAACTCGCAGGCGGCGCCCGCCGAGACCGCCGGCCCGCCGGAAACGGTTTCAGCGCCCTCTTCGTCCTCGAATGCAGCTACTGCCTCCGCGAATTCCGCCGCTTCCGCTTCATCCGCCGTACAAGCGGGAGAGTCTTCAGGCCTCGTCTGGCAACAGACGGGTTTTTTCAGAAATCGGGAATATGCGGAAGATTTAATTAAAAAGTTGAAGTCCCACGGCTTCGAGCCGATCGTGAGGCCGGTTACCCGGCCGAGCGGCACGGTCTATTATTCCGTGCTGGTTCCCGAGGATTCATCGTTCAATACCGCGGCAAAATTAAAGAACGCCGGGTTCGAAAGCAGCCTCGTCTTCGACTGA